The proteins below come from a single Nocardiopsis gilva YIM 90087 genomic window:
- a CDS encoding sensor histidine kinase: MQAAKEQRVTGIGTRLRKIVLAPTAALIALWLVVTGYLGYSAVLQYALVQGNRELLTPSAVALTAVMDERSATIAFLEDPDGQRDALRKARATSDEHMSTFLDKFKDVLPYSPERVQERLHDLDEQFSEIEDFRAHVDDDVKNGEGSRQSVLSYYNDLSEAGADLFEEVGRTGHAAETIGPGMTAVYTFRVVDTLGQADAQLARGMATGELSREDQVEFTRLVGSYRGTVEALHEYYGPETGQKLRELQKSDEWAKLEKLENEISDRPIGTTTDPITGETSQDLSMPVDAEEWQAAYAPVKSTLTDIGAEQSLQTSEIQEGVAVRAISYAVGGSIGIAVLSILAFGYARRAAESLIDRLNGLRDDTRDLSEVKLPTIMERLGRHEPVDLDSELPDLISRQEGDEIGQVARSFDTAQRTAVQAAVRQAELRQGINRVFLNIAHRSQTLVHRQLRLLDKMEHEQEDPEHLTELFKLDHLATRARRNAENLLILGGETPGRTWHRPMPLIDVLRGAISESGDYTRVERQHIARVQLKGPAVADVIHLVAELVDNATTFSPPHTQVRLSSDQVPNGVVVEIEDRGLGMREDEFEAANELLAHPPEFDVMRLNEKMRLGLFVVSRLAHRHDIKVQLRSSPYGGVQAIVLLPTAVIAGDPLALPQGVEDTGEQRIIPAREESPEQDGTAESGGGLRRCTDGNDGSGTAGDDTPPSSGGLRRCTDGNDGSGTAGDDTPPSSGGLRRCTDGNDGSGTAGFSAIGPTHSVNGTKEKDPALAPGALTGDVLASTPTPPSSSSDTGARPSLPRRELRPGVWKGADELRQHSQDRPKPPTLPRRREAAPNDVSPVSPAPVDASAPTDTPTASEEGSATTNDGRPTLPRRTPQVNLAPQLSEEPEATPTPDSSSPQQDEDRSTRLRRNMAAFQQGTERGRLEAKQRQNDSESEKDSRS; this comes from the coding sequence GTGCAGGCAGCAAAAGAACAGCGAGTCACCGGCATCGGCACTCGCCTCCGCAAAATCGTCCTGGCCCCCACGGCGGCCCTCATCGCGCTGTGGCTGGTGGTGACCGGCTATCTCGGCTACAGCGCCGTTCTCCAGTACGCCCTCGTCCAAGGGAACCGGGAGCTGCTGACCCCGTCGGCGGTCGCGCTCACCGCGGTCATGGACGAGCGATCGGCCACGATCGCCTTCCTGGAGGACCCGGACGGGCAGCGCGACGCGCTGCGCAAGGCGCGCGCCACCTCCGACGAGCACATGAGCACCTTCCTTGACAAGTTCAAGGATGTCCTGCCCTACTCGCCCGAGCGCGTCCAGGAGCGCCTCCACGACCTGGACGAGCAGTTCTCCGAGATCGAGGACTTCCGCGCACACGTCGACGACGACGTGAAGAACGGGGAGGGCTCCCGTCAGTCGGTCCTGAGCTACTACAACGACCTCTCCGAGGCCGGGGCCGACCTGTTCGAGGAGGTCGGGCGCACCGGGCACGCCGCCGAGACCATCGGTCCGGGCATGACCGCCGTCTACACCTTCCGCGTGGTCGACACCCTCGGGCAGGCCGACGCCCAGCTCGCCCGCGGCATGGCCACCGGCGAGCTCTCCCGGGAGGACCAGGTGGAGTTCACCCGGCTCGTCGGTTCCTACCGCGGCACGGTCGAGGCGCTCCACGAGTACTACGGGCCCGAGACCGGTCAGAAGCTGCGGGAGCTACAGAAGAGCGACGAGTGGGCGAAGCTGGAGAAGCTGGAGAACGAGATCTCCGACCGCCCCATCGGCACCACGACGGACCCGATCACCGGAGAGACCAGCCAGGACCTGTCCATGCCGGTGGACGCCGAGGAGTGGCAGGCGGCCTATGCCCCGGTGAAGTCGACCCTCACCGACATCGGCGCCGAGCAGTCCCTGCAGACATCGGAGATCCAGGAGGGCGTGGCGGTTCGGGCCATCAGCTACGCCGTCGGGGGCAGCATCGGCATCGCCGTGCTGTCGATCCTGGCGTTCGGCTACGCGCGCCGGGCCGCGGAAAGCCTGATTGACCGGCTCAACGGGCTCCGCGACGACACGCGCGACCTCTCCGAGGTCAAGCTGCCCACGATCATGGAGCGGCTCGGTCGGCACGAACCCGTGGACCTCGACTCCGAGCTGCCCGACCTGATCTCGCGCCAGGAGGGCGACGAGATCGGGCAGGTCGCCCGCTCGTTCGACACCGCCCAGCGCACCGCCGTCCAGGCCGCGGTGCGCCAGGCCGAGCTGCGCCAGGGCATCAACCGGGTGTTCCTCAACATCGCGCACCGCAGCCAGACGCTGGTCCACCGGCAGCTGCGCCTGCTCGACAAGATGGAGCACGAGCAGGAGGACCCGGAGCACCTCACCGAGCTGTTCAAGCTGGACCACCTGGCCACGCGCGCGCGGCGCAACGCCGAGAACCTGCTGATCCTCGGCGGTGAGACGCCGGGCCGCACCTGGCACCGCCCGATGCCACTGATCGACGTCCTGCGCGGGGCGATCTCGGAATCCGGCGACTACACCCGCGTGGAACGGCAGCACATCGCGCGGGTCCAGCTCAAGGGCCCGGCCGTCGCCGACGTCATCCACCTCGTCGCCGAGCTGGTCGACAACGCCACGACCTTCTCCCCGCCGCACACCCAGGTCCGCCTCAGCAGCGACCAGGTGCCCAACGGTGTCGTGGTCGAGATCGAGGACCGCGGCCTGGGCATGCGCGAGGACGAGTTCGAGGCCGCCAACGAGCTCCTGGCCCACCCGCCGGAGTTCGACGTCATGCGGCTCAACGAGAAGATGCGCCTGGGCCTGTTCGTCGTCTCGCGCCTGGCGCACCGCCACGACATCAAGGTCCAGCTGCGTTCGTCGCCCTACGGAGGCGTGCAGGCGATCGTCCTGCTGCCCACGGCCGTCATCGCCGGCGACCCGCTCGCCCTGCCCCAGGGGGTCGAGGACACCGGGGAGCAGCGGATCATCCCCGCGAGGGAGGAGTCCCCCGAGCAGGACGGCACCGCCGAATCCGGTGGCGGGCTGCGCCGCTGCACGGACGGCAACGACGGCAGCGGCACCGCAGGCGACGACACCCCCCCTTCCAGCGGTGGACTGCGCCGCTGCACCGACGGCAACGACGGCAGCGGCACCGCAGGCGACGACACCCCCCCTTCCAGCGGTGGACTGCGCCGCTGCACCGACGGCAACGACGGCAGCGGCACGGCCGGCTTCTCGGCCATCGGGCCGACGCACAGCGTGAACGGCACGAAGGAGAAGGACCCCGCACTGGCCCCGGGGGCGCTCACCGGCGATGTGCTGGCGAGCACCCCGACCCCGCCCTCTTCTTCGTCCGACACCGGCGCGCGCCCGTCGCTGCCCCGGCGCGAGCTGCGACCCGGTGTGTGGAAGGGCGCCGACGAGCTGCGCCAGCACTCGCAGGACCGCCCGAAGCCGCCGACGCTGCCGCGTCGTCGCGAGGCGGCCCCCAACGACGTGTCACCGGTATCCCCCGCTCCGGTCGACGCCTCGGCACCGACCGACACGCCTACGGCTTCTGAGGAGGGATCGGCCACGACGAACGACGGACGCCCGACGCTGCCCCGACGCACCCCCCAGGTGAATCTGGCCCCGCAGCTCTCCGAGGAACCCGAGGCGACCCCCACACCCGACAGCTCCAGCCCCCAGCAGGATGAGGACCGCTCGACGCGGCTGCGCCGCAACATGGCCGCATTCCAGCAGGGCACCGAACGAGGTCGGCTCGAGGCGAAACAGCGCCAGAACGACAGCGAGAGCGAGAAGGACTCCCGATCTTGA
- a CDS encoding roadblock/LC7 domain-containing protein: protein MDLNWLLDELVERAAGAKYAIVLSADGLLIGRSQELSKDDAEQLSAVASAFQSLARGTGRQFRGGQVLQTVVEMEHAYLFVTGAGSGACLAVIADEGSDVGLIAYEMNVLVEQAGRFLNAAPRENGGTGETSTVGGAAENATG, encoded by the coding sequence ATGGACCTGAACTGGCTGCTGGACGAGCTCGTCGAGCGGGCCGCCGGTGCCAAGTACGCCATCGTCCTGTCCGCCGACGGCCTGCTGATCGGCCGCTCCCAGGAGCTGAGCAAGGACGACGCCGAACAGCTCTCCGCCGTGGCCTCGGCGTTCCAGAGCCTGGCCCGCGGCACCGGCCGCCAGTTCCGCGGCGGACAGGTGTTGCAGACCGTCGTGGAGATGGAGCACGCCTACCTGTTCGTCACCGGCGCCGGGAGCGGCGCCTGCCTCGCGGTTATCGCCGACGAGGGATCCGACGTCGGCCTCATCGCCTACGAGATGAACGTCCTGGTGGAGCAGGCCGGGAGGTTCCTCAACGCCGCTCCCCGCGAGAACGGCGGCACCGGCGAGACGTCGACTGTCGGCGGAGCCGCCGAGAATGCCACCGGTTGA
- a CDS encoding DUF742 domain-containing protein, with the protein MSDHNEEHEADSVGPLVRPYVIAQGRQRSDTVKLDMVSVVIAARAEVDEMSLEPEQVRILEFCRRPQSVAEVSSHLGLPIAVTKVLIGDLIGRGYVLARAPYTTESPVSRDVLQAVLDGIQRL; encoded by the coding sequence ATGTCAGATCACAATGAGGAGCACGAGGCGGACTCGGTCGGTCCGCTGGTACGCCCCTATGTCATCGCACAGGGGCGGCAGCGCTCCGACACCGTCAAGTTGGACATGGTCAGCGTGGTCATCGCGGCCCGTGCCGAGGTCGACGAGATGTCCCTCGAACCCGAGCAGGTGCGGATCCTGGAATTCTGCCGCCGCCCGCAGTCCGTGGCGGAGGTGTCCTCGCACCTGGGCCTTCCGATCGCGGTGACCAAGGTTCTGATCGGCGACCTCATCGGCCGGGGCTATGTCCTGGCTCGCGCCCCCTACACAACCGAGAGCCCGGTCAGCCGGGACGTACTCCAGGCGGTACTCGATGGCATCCAACGACTCTGA
- a CDS encoding GTP-binding protein, producing MASNDSDRAAEHIPSAIKILVAGGFGAGKTTLVGSVSEVTPLNTEEVMTEASLGVDDLAGVEAKTTTTVALDFGRITISDQLVLYLFGTPGQERFWFMWEELAVGALGAVVIADTRRLETCFAAVDFFERRGLPFVVAVNCFEGAHRYDVDEVAAALNIPSGIPVVLCDVRERESSKEVLLTLVRHVAESMAMPV from the coding sequence ATGGCATCCAACGACTCTGACCGCGCGGCGGAGCACATCCCCTCCGCGATCAAGATCCTCGTCGCAGGCGGTTTCGGAGCCGGTAAGACCACCCTCGTCGGTTCGGTCAGCGAGGTGACCCCGCTCAACACCGAGGAGGTGATGACCGAGGCGAGCCTCGGCGTGGACGACCTCGCCGGGGTGGAGGCGAAGACCACCACCACGGTCGCGCTCGACTTCGGCCGGATCACCATCTCCGACCAGCTCGTGCTGTACCTGTTCGGCACCCCGGGCCAGGAGCGCTTCTGGTTCATGTGGGAGGAGCTGGCGGTCGGCGCGCTGGGGGCGGTGGTCATCGCCGACACCCGGCGGCTGGAGACCTGCTTCGCCGCGGTCGACTTCTTCGAGCGGCGCGGGCTGCCGTTCGTGGTCGCGGTGAACTGCTTCGAGGGGGCGCACCGCTACGACGTGGACGAGGTCGCCGCCGCGCTCAACATCCCCTCCGGCATTCCCGTTGTCCTGTGCGACGTGCGTGAGCGCGAATCGAGCAAGGAGGTCCTGCTGACGCTCGTGCGGCACGTCGCCGAGAGCATGGCCATGCCGGTGTAG
- a CDS encoding oxygenase MpaB family protein — protein sequence MKRYDWYDEIHRLDAEADCRRITQILAWHEFPWDITQALGLALYRTYAVPSIGGLLDRTREFTTRTQYRYDDTALLLGAMLHHGFEPGEGRDALRRMNQMHRSFDICNDDYRYVLSTFVVMPVIWLNDLGYGWRKLTEHEITAATNYYRVLGRHMAIKDIPETYAEFYELYDSYERENFAYSEGGRAVSDATLDLMVDFYPPWQRTVIRPFSMALLDDRLIRAFGYPAPSRFWRFAARAGLRARAKVVRFMPPRVEPFQEKDSPNIRSYPHGYDVNRIGTFPQGCPVPHDLLTTEVPGTDIRVPAPGQELAPEQKTT from the coding sequence ATGAAACGGTACGACTGGTACGACGAGATCCACCGGCTGGACGCGGAAGCCGACTGTCGGCGGATCACCCAGATCCTCGCCTGGCATGAGTTTCCGTGGGACATCACCCAGGCCCTGGGGCTGGCCCTGTACCGCACCTACGCTGTCCCCAGCATCGGCGGTCTGCTCGACCGCACCCGCGAATTCACCACCCGAACCCAGTACCGCTACGACGACACCGCGCTGCTGCTCGGCGCGATGCTGCACCACGGCTTCGAGCCGGGCGAGGGGCGCGACGCGCTGCGTCGGATGAACCAGATGCACCGCTCCTTCGACATCTGCAACGACGACTACCGCTACGTGCTGAGCACGTTCGTGGTCATGCCGGTGATCTGGCTCAACGACCTCGGTTACGGGTGGCGCAAGCTGACCGAGCACGAGATCACCGCCGCCACCAACTACTACCGCGTGCTCGGCAGGCACATGGCGATCAAGGACATCCCGGAGACCTACGCCGAGTTCTACGAGCTCTACGACTCCTACGAGCGGGAGAACTTCGCCTACTCCGAGGGCGGGCGCGCCGTCTCCGACGCCACCCTCGACCTGATGGTGGACTTCTATCCACCGTGGCAGCGCACGGTCATCCGCCCCTTCAGCATGGCGCTCCTGGACGACCGCCTGATCCGCGCGTTCGGCTACCCGGCGCCCTCGCGATTCTGGCGCTTCGCCGCCCGCGCGGGGCTGCGGGCCCGGGCGAAGGTCGTCCGGTTCATGCCGCCGCGCGTGGAGCCCTTCCAGGAGAAGGACAGCCCGAACATCCGCAGCTACCCCCACGGCTACGACGTCAACCGCATCGGCACCTTCCCGCAGGGGTGCCCGGTCCCCCACGACCTGCTCACCACCGAGGTCCCCGGTACCGACATCCGTGTCCCCGCACCGGGACAGGAACTCGCACCGGAGCAGAAGACGACCTGA
- a CDS encoding NAD(P)H-dependent flavin oxidoreductase → MRTRATEMFGIDLPIFAFSHCRDVVAAVSRAGGMGVLGALYFTPEELEHELTWIDEHVGGRPYGVDVVMPAMYEGADLAAANGEGLRDRLAEFIPDEHRHFVNDLLARHGVPELTHSDTAHFLLGWTDATARPQVEVALRHPIGLLANALGAPPADVVGQANACGVPVAGIAGSVRHARKQREVGVDVIVAQGTEAGGHTGDVATMVLVPEIVDAVAPAPVLAAGGIGGGRQMAAGMALGAEGVWTGSVWLATEESDTPPGSLEQILGATSRDTVRSRSLTGKPARMLRNDWTDAWEGADSPGALPMPLQFMLIADALRRVGRIRHPRLTPSPVGQIVGSLNRVKPTSQVIYEFMAEFGDTLERLNTVVRDD, encoded by the coding sequence ATGCGAACCCGTGCGACCGAGATGTTCGGCATCGACCTCCCGATCTTCGCCTTCAGCCACTGCCGTGACGTCGTCGCCGCTGTGAGCAGGGCCGGAGGCATGGGGGTGCTCGGTGCGCTCTACTTCACGCCCGAGGAACTGGAACACGAACTCACCTGGATCGACGAGCACGTGGGCGGCAGGCCCTACGGCGTCGATGTCGTCATGCCCGCCATGTACGAGGGGGCCGACCTCGCCGCGGCCAATGGCGAGGGGCTGCGGGACCGGCTGGCGGAGTTCATCCCCGACGAGCACCGGCACTTCGTCAACGACCTGCTCGCCCGGCACGGGGTTCCTGAGCTCACGCACTCGGACACCGCGCACTTCCTGCTCGGATGGACCGACGCCACCGCGCGGCCGCAGGTCGAGGTCGCGCTGCGCCACCCCATCGGCCTGCTGGCCAACGCGCTGGGAGCGCCGCCCGCCGACGTGGTCGGGCAGGCGAACGCCTGCGGCGTCCCCGTCGCCGGGATCGCCGGAAGCGTGCGCCACGCGCGCAAGCAGCGCGAGGTGGGCGTCGACGTCATCGTCGCCCAGGGCACCGAGGCCGGCGGGCACACCGGAGACGTGGCCACGATGGTGCTGGTCCCCGAGATCGTCGACGCGGTCGCTCCGGCGCCGGTGCTCGCGGCGGGCGGTATCGGGGGCGGTCGGCAGATGGCCGCGGGCATGGCGTTGGGGGCCGAGGGGGTGTGGACCGGCTCGGTCTGGCTGGCCACGGAGGAGTCCGACACCCCGCCCGGATCCCTGGAGCAGATCCTCGGCGCCACCTCGCGCGACACCGTCCGGTCGCGGTCCCTGACGGGCAAGCCCGCGCGCATGCTGCGCAACGACTGGACCGACGCGTGGGAGGGCGCGGACTCACCCGGGGCACTGCCCATGCCCCTGCAGTTCATGCTGATCGCCGACGCGCTGCGCCGGGTCGGCCGGATCCGCCATCCCCGGCTCACGCCGTCCCCGGTCGGTCAGATCGTGGGCAGCCTGAACCGGGTGAAGCCCACCTCCCAGGTCATCTACGAGTTCATGGCGGAGTTCGGCGACACCCTGGAACGCCTGAACACGGTTGTCAGGGACGACTGA
- a CDS encoding SDR family NAD(P)-dependent oxidoreductase, with amino-acid sequence MRNAVGTVDTVLLLGGRSEIGLTIVERLVRDGARKVVLAARPAPSEEGEHGAADIEEDGGPESQGIEKKAAERLLSLGASAVHTIDFDAARPDTHADAVAEAVKLVGDLDAVIDAFGVLGEQAVFDTDPVAAADAATANFTGHVSAGIAVAARLKEQGHGTFVVISSVAGVRVRRANFVYGAAKAGLDGFAQGLGDSLHGTGARVMIVRPGYVPTRMSAHVSSAPFPATARQVAEAVAEGLRKGSCVVWVPRKLQLLFAGLRVLPRPVWRRLPR; translated from the coding sequence ATGCGGAACGCGGTGGGGACGGTGGACACGGTCCTCCTCCTGGGCGGCCGGAGCGAGATCGGGCTGACCATCGTGGAACGCCTGGTCCGCGACGGCGCCCGCAAGGTCGTGCTGGCGGCCCGGCCCGCCCCGAGCGAGGAGGGCGAGCACGGTGCCGCGGACATCGAGGAGGACGGGGGGCCGGAGAGCCAGGGCATCGAAAAGAAGGCCGCCGAACGGCTGCTCTCCCTGGGCGCCTCCGCGGTCCACACGATCGACTTCGACGCCGCCCGTCCCGACACCCACGCCGACGCGGTCGCCGAGGCCGTGAAGCTCGTCGGCGACCTTGACGCCGTCATCGACGCCTTCGGCGTCCTCGGCGAGCAGGCCGTCTTCGACACCGACCCGGTGGCCGCCGCCGACGCCGCCACGGCCAACTTCACCGGGCACGTCTCCGCCGGCATCGCCGTGGCCGCCCGGCTCAAGGAGCAGGGACACGGGACCTTCGTGGTCATCTCCTCGGTGGCCGGCGTGCGGGTGCGCCGCGCCAACTTCGTCTACGGCGCGGCCAAGGCGGGTCTGGACGGCTTCGCCCAGGGGCTCGGCGACTCCCTGCACGGCACCGGCGCCCGCGTGATGATCGTCCGGCCCGGCTACGTGCCCACGCGCATGTCCGCCCACGTCTCATCCGCGCCCTTCCCGGCGACGGCCCGCCAGGTCGCCGAGGCGGTCGCCGAAGGTCTGCGCAAGGGGTCCTGCGTCGTCTGGGTCCCGCGCAAGCTGCAGCTGCTGTTCGCCGGTCTGCGCGTGCTGCCGCGGCCGGTGTGGCGACGGCTGCCCCGCTGA
- a CDS encoding DUF1707 SHOCT-like domain-containing protein, translating into MESLPGSPSPRQRVSDAEREQVVRHISQAYADGRLTLDEFNDRSTAAYQSTFDDELRALLHDLPGALDVVPARPETVELRQRSGVIRRKGDWVVPRRLKVSSEAGSVRLDLTEATIPHPVVDIEVSMRSGSVLITLPRGASADLDGLTSDYGAVRSRVPERAEPGALHVRISGHITYGSVKVRHGRR; encoded by the coding sequence ATGGAGTCGCTGCCCGGATCGCCCTCGCCCCGCCAACGTGTCTCCGACGCCGAGCGGGAACAGGTCGTGCGCCACATCAGCCAGGCCTACGCCGATGGGCGCCTCACCCTCGACGAGTTCAACGACCGTTCCACCGCCGCCTACCAGTCCACATTCGACGACGAGCTGCGGGCGCTGCTGCACGACCTGCCCGGCGCGCTCGACGTGGTCCCCGCTCGCCCCGAGACCGTCGAACTGCGCCAGCGCAGCGGAGTGATCAGGCGCAAAGGTGACTGGGTCGTCCCACGCCGCCTCAAGGTCAGCTCCGAGGCCGGATCGGTGCGTCTGGACCTGACCGAGGCCACCATCCCCCACCCGGTGGTCGACATCGAAGTCTCGATGCGAAGCGGGAGCGTGCTGATCACCCTCCCGCGCGGCGCCTCGGCCGATCTCGACGGACTCACAAGCGACTACGGCGCCGTCCGCTCCCGCGTCCCGGAGCGCGCCGAGCCGGGAGCGCTTCACGTCCGGATCAGCGGCCACATCACGTACGGCTCGGTCAAGGTGCGCCACGGCCGTCGCTGA
- a CDS encoding response regulator, which translates to MIRVLVVDDDFMVAQVHRKLVERVPGFTVVGEARTAAEALDLTAELRPDLLLLDIYLPDMPGTEVLRRLRAGGGPEVDALIITAARDAATVRQALQGGAVSYVIKPFDAETLRDRLLRYQETRRILADGGAPRQTDVDRVFGRSVPSATESSARDMPKGLTPESARLVERELSRAGEVSASECAELTGLARVSARRYLEFFVQEGKAEVRLRYGTAGRPERRFHWIGPPRA; encoded by the coding sequence GTGATCCGGGTGCTGGTCGTCGATGACGACTTCATGGTCGCCCAGGTCCACCGCAAGCTCGTGGAACGGGTCCCGGGGTTCACCGTGGTGGGCGAGGCGCGCACCGCCGCCGAGGCGCTGGACCTCACCGCGGAGCTCCGCCCCGACCTGCTGCTGCTGGACATCTACCTCCCCGACATGCCCGGTACCGAGGTCCTGCGGCGGCTGCGCGCGGGCGGCGGCCCGGAGGTGGACGCCCTGATCATCACGGCGGCGCGGGATGCCGCGACGGTGCGCCAGGCACTGCAGGGCGGCGCGGTGAGTTACGTGATCAAGCCCTTCGACGCCGAGACCCTGCGCGACCGGCTGCTGCGCTACCAGGAGACGCGCCGGATCCTCGCGGACGGCGGCGCCCCGCGCCAGACCGATGTGGACCGCGTCTTCGGGCGGTCGGTGCCCAGCGCCACCGAATCGAGCGCCCGGGACATGCCCAAGGGGCTCACACCGGAGTCGGCCCGGCTCGTCGAGCGGGAACTGAGCCGCGCGGGCGAGGTGTCGGCATCGGAGTGCGCCGAGCTCACCGGACTGGCGCGCGTGAGCGCCCGCCGCTACCTGGAGTTCTTCGTCCAGGAAGGCAAGGCCGAGGTGCGGCTGCGCTACGGCACCGCCGGGCGCCCCGAGCGCCGCTTCCACTGGATCGGCCCGCCGCGGGCCTGA
- a CDS encoding sensor histidine kinase — translation MRPPLARLARPTLAGQFLALQLVIVVVVLFAVAGVSLAQADAGFRRTEGRRMQAVAETAASMDTVRVGLRDQRREGILQPTAEGVRSLAGADHLVVARSDRRALTAVDPRRIGREIDMGDSDVLDGRSWTGVTDIGGRQVLAAHVPVIGKDGDILGFVAAGRDYPGPIERLATAAPTLLVYLGIASVLGVAGSLLLARRVKRQTLGLEPGEITRLAEHREAMLRGIKEGVLGLDAEDRVTLVNDTAAELLRLPPNAEGRRLADLGVAPDLVDAFTDRVQEPDRVVLMNNRLVTLNRMPLYYRDRPIGSVTTMRDRTALVALRHELDASRTSTEALRAQAHEFSNRLHVIAGLLELEEYEEVGRYVNRIGGARARLTEDVASRVVDPSVAALLIAKASLAAEQGSRLLVSDATDLGLHDEGLSSDLVTVVGNLVDNALDAIRGDDGSWVEVELTEEAEGAEEVVDVDEDEGDGASAETASAASANAVRVRVRDSGAGVPTELAEQVFRTGFSTKGPRDHESAHSGAVPGRASGRGVGLALVRLVCARRGGGVDVTGSEFTARLPYGAGDTAADVGEEGSRP, via the coding sequence GTGCGTCCACCGCTGGCCCGACTGGCGCGGCCGACCCTGGCCGGTCAGTTCCTCGCCCTGCAGCTGGTGATCGTCGTGGTCGTGCTGTTCGCGGTCGCGGGCGTGTCACTGGCCCAGGCCGACGCGGGCTTCCGGCGGACCGAGGGGCGTCGCATGCAGGCCGTCGCGGAGACGGCGGCCTCGATGGACACGGTGCGCGTCGGGCTCCGGGACCAGCGCCGCGAGGGCATACTGCAGCCCACGGCCGAGGGCGTGCGCAGCCTCGCCGGTGCCGACCACCTCGTCGTGGCGCGTTCCGACCGGCGCGCCCTGACCGCCGTCGACCCGCGCCGCATCGGGCGGGAGATCGACATGGGGGACAGCGACGTCCTCGACGGGCGCTCCTGGACCGGGGTCACCGACATCGGCGGACGGCAGGTACTGGCCGCCCACGTCCCCGTGATCGGGAAGGACGGCGACATCCTCGGCTTCGTCGCGGCCGGACGCGACTACCCCGGCCCGATCGAGCGGCTCGCCACCGCCGCGCCCACGCTGCTGGTCTACCTCGGCATCGCCTCGGTCCTGGGCGTCGCGGGCTCCCTGTTGCTCGCACGCCGGGTCAAGCGCCAGACCCTGGGCCTGGAACCCGGGGAGATCACCCGCCTGGCCGAACACCGCGAGGCCATGCTGCGCGGAATCAAGGAGGGCGTGCTCGGTCTCGACGCGGAGGACCGGGTCACGCTGGTCAACGACACCGCGGCCGAGCTGCTGCGTCTTCCGCCGAATGCGGAGGGCCGCCGCCTGGCGGACCTGGGCGTCGCCCCCGACCTGGTCGACGCGTTCACCGACCGGGTCCAGGAGCCCGACCGGGTGGTGCTGATGAACAACCGCCTGGTCACCCTCAACCGCATGCCGCTGTACTACCGGGACCGTCCCATCGGCTCGGTCACCACGATGCGCGACCGCACCGCCCTGGTCGCGCTGCGGCACGAACTCGACGCGAGCCGCACCTCCACCGAGGCACTGCGCGCCCAGGCGCACGAGTTCAGCAACCGGCTGCACGTCATCGCCGGGCTGCTGGAGCTGGAGGAGTATGAGGAGGTCGGGCGGTACGTGAACCGGATCGGCGGGGCGCGGGCCCGGCTGACCGAGGATGTGGCATCGCGGGTCGTCGACCCCTCGGTGGCCGCGCTGCTCATCGCCAAGGCGAGCCTCGCCGCCGAGCAGGGCAGCAGGCTGCTTGTTTCGGACGCGACCGACCTCGGCCTCCATGACGAAGGCCTGTCGTCCGACCTGGTCACGGTCGTCGGCAACCTCGTCGACAACGCTCTGGACGCCATCAGGGGCGACGATGGGTCGTGGGTCGAGGTGGAGCTGACCGAGGAGGCCGAGGGCGCCGAGGAGGTGGTGGACGTCGATGAGGATGAAGGGGACGGCGCCTCTGCCGAGACGGCGTCCGCGGCGTCGGCGAACGCCGTGCGGGTCCGGGTGCGCGACTCAGGTGCGGGTGTGCCCACGGAGCTGGCCGAGCAGGTGTTCCGCACCGGGTTCAGCACCAAAGGCCCGCGCGACCACGAGTCGGCGCACAGCGGGGCCGTCCCCGGACGCGCCTCCGGGCGCGGCGTCGGGCTCGCACTGGTCCGACTCGTGTGCGCTCGCCGGGGCGGCGGCGTCGACGTGACGGGCTCGGAGTTCACCGCCCGCCTGCCCTACGGGGCGGGGGACACAGCGGCCGACGTTGGAGAGGAAGGGAGCCGACCGTGA